From the Lysobacterales bacterium genome, one window contains:
- a CDS encoding ABC transporter permease produces the protein MTSFWNMLQLELRNGLRQLTRRTAHSALIVAVLATGLGATLFVLVVIDALVLRPMPFPDAERLVQIGESDHNEPGFLDAMNSQDLLDLRAALTRFDAVESFSGGTMNLSDGKHVERYDGQFVSGGLFSLIDVDAQIGRTLNADDDRPGAPARVVISDRVWRQRFAASPDVLGQIVRINMEPAEIIGVMPAGFAFPFVSDVWTAARDATGQPETQQRDAEVIARLKPGASLDEAALELQTVWPRLQQQSPETRRDVTLAAQPASFRFINPHTRTIVGILLAAALSVLLVACANVANLQLALLSQRSRELALRAAIGAGRARLLAALLAETLVLTAVATALALAIAHWAGVYAMRTFVEAGDGPAYWVDFTMTPRVALFGIGIAVLTTIAAGLVPGLRASGYELSRTIVDNGRAGSGASRVARGLIVAQVAFSCVLLIGAGMAWRQLEARSRFDLGIDTPATAVLTARVGIFPQQYPTGAEQVAFFERIAERLRGEAGVSAATVAETLPGLMSGHAELWIEGQDPNAKRDEVARAAVDDGFAATYGLRALSGRLPDARDTADSLPVAAVDQRFADRYWPGQDPLQRRFKLGQDDASPWITVVGVVRNLTLEDVDDEPQPSVLLPMRQSPVRFATVAVKTSGAAEAFAPRLAEIVREVDADTPVYWVRTLDAALAADRVGDRFLTRLFGLFGAVGLLLAGAGLFGVLAQVVQARTREIGVRRAIGATGRQVVTAVAGDSARLLLIGLVLGIGLGVPWAMLLAQTSLGLDPFDPLIFGSVVALVALAGAVSVLVPTRRALGIAPSEALRSE, from the coding sequence ATGACGTCGTTCTGGAACATGTTGCAACTGGAACTGCGCAATGGCCTGCGCCAGCTGACGCGCCGCACCGCGCACAGCGCGCTGATCGTCGCCGTGCTGGCGACGGGGCTCGGCGCCACCCTGTTCGTGCTGGTCGTGATCGATGCGCTCGTGCTGCGGCCGATGCCGTTCCCGGACGCCGAACGGCTGGTGCAGATCGGCGAGTCCGACCACAACGAGCCGGGTTTCCTCGACGCGATGAATTCGCAGGACCTTCTGGACCTGCGCGCGGCGTTGACGCGGTTCGACGCCGTCGAAAGTTTCTCGGGCGGCACCATGAACCTGTCCGATGGCAAACACGTCGAGCGCTACGACGGTCAGTTCGTCAGCGGCGGATTGTTCAGCCTGATCGATGTCGATGCGCAGATCGGGCGAACCCTGAATGCCGACGACGACCGCCCGGGTGCACCCGCACGCGTGGTCATCAGCGACCGCGTCTGGCGGCAACGATTCGCGGCATCGCCCGACGTGCTCGGCCAGATCGTGCGCATCAACATGGAACCGGCCGAGATCATCGGCGTGATGCCGGCCGGGTTTGCCTTTCCGTTCGTCAGCGATGTCTGGACCGCCGCACGCGATGCGACCGGCCAACCGGAGACGCAGCAGCGCGACGCCGAGGTCATCGCGCGCCTGAAACCGGGTGCATCGCTGGACGAGGCTGCACTCGAACTGCAGACGGTGTGGCCACGTCTGCAACAGCAGTCGCCGGAGACGCGTCGCGACGTGACCCTGGCGGCGCAGCCGGCCAGCTTCCGTTTCATCAACCCGCATACGCGCACCATCGTCGGCATTCTGCTCGCGGCGGCCTTGTCGGTGTTGCTCGTGGCCTGCGCCAATGTCGCGAACTTGCAACTCGCGCTGCTCAGCCAGCGCAGCCGTGAACTGGCGCTGCGTGCGGCCATCGGTGCCGGACGCGCGCGCCTGCTCGCGGCCCTGTTGGCGGAGACTCTGGTGCTCACAGCGGTGGCGACGGCGCTGGCCCTGGCCATTGCGCACTGGGCCGGCGTGTACGCCATGCGGACCTTCGTCGAAGCGGGTGATGGTCCGGCCTATTGGGTCGACTTCACGATGACGCCGCGCGTCGCCCTGTTCGGTATCGGCATCGCGGTCTTGACCACGATCGCGGCCGGACTGGTGCCGGGCTTGCGCGCCTCCGGGTACGAACTGAGTCGCACCATCGTCGACAACGGTCGCGCCGGCAGCGGCGCGTCGCGGGTGGCGCGCGGATTGATCGTGGCCCAGGTGGCGTTCTCGTGCGTGTTGCTGATCGGGGCCGGCATGGCCTGGCGGCAGCTCGAAGCCCGTTCGCGATTCGATCTCGGCATCGACACGCCGGCGACGGCGGTATTGACCGCACGCGTCGGCATTTTCCCGCAACAGTATCCGACCGGTGCGGAACAGGTCGCTTTCTTCGAGCGCATCGCCGAACGCTTGCGCGGCGAAGCCGGCGTGTCGGCCGCGACGGTGGCGGAAACGCTGCCGGGTCTGATGAGTGGTCACGCCGAACTGTGGATCGAGGGGCAGGACCCGAATGCGAAGCGCGATGAAGTGGCGCGTGCCGCGGTCGATGATGGTTTTGCCGCGACCTACGGTTTGCGTGCGCTGTCGGGGCGCTTGCCGGATGCACGCGACACCGCCGACAGTCTGCCGGTGGCTGCGGTCGATCAGCGCTTCGCCGACCGCTACTGGCCGGGGCAGGACCCGCTGCAACGGCGCTTCAAGCTGGGCCAGGACGATGCCTCGCCCTGGATCACCGTAGTCGGCGTGGTGCGCAACCTGACGCTCGAAGATGTCGACGACGAGCCGCAGCCGAGCGTGTTGCTGCCGATGCGGCAATCGCCCGTGCGTTTCGCGACCGTGGCCGTCAAGACCAGTGGTGCCGCCGAGGCCTTCGCGCCACGGCTGGCCGAAATCGTGCGCGAAGTCGATGCCGACACGCCGGTGTACTGGGTGCGTACGCTCGATGCGGCGTTGGCCGCGGATCGTGTCGGCGACCGTTTCCTGACGCGGCTGTTCGGTCTGTTCGGTGCGGTCGGCTTGCTGCTCGCCGGCGCCGGACTGTTCGGCGTGCTGGCGCAGGTCGTGCAGGCGCGCACCCGCGAGATCGGCGTGCGTCGTGCCATCGGCGCGACCGGTCGCCAGGTCGTGACCGCGGTGGCCGGCGACAGCGCCCGCCTGCTGCTGATCGGCCTCGTGCTCGGCATCGGCCTCGGCGTGCCGTGGGCGATGCTGCTGGCGCAGACCTCGCTTGGTCTCGATCCGTTCGACCCCCTGATCTTCGGCAGCGTTGTCGCACTCGTGGCCTTGGCCGGTGCGGTGTCGGTGCTGGTCCCCACCCGGCGTGCGCTCGGCATCGCGCCGAGCGAAGCCCTGCGCAGCGAATGA
- a CDS encoding ABC transporter permease: MQTFWNDLKSGLRQLLNQPWSSAFAIGALALSIGAITALFAAANALLLQPVHGIDAPDRLIETGRGRDGSLDTISAPLLREFNAPSTAIEGMYAWTLLPVNLVAGKEPTRAFGFMVSENYFDLLGVRAERGRLLSPQADAKRGASPHAVISHAAWLKYFDGDADVVGRTITLNGQSFTVIGVAARDFRSHVSLLSPDLYVPLSMQRQVQPSNGDLLDVVGASWLLSGARLKSGATIEQARAELRARWDAFNKANPDPGEARPDQTMNALPLGALPNDIAREFTLFSGVMMALVALVLLIACVNVASMMLARGEARAGELSVRSALGAGRWRLTRMLFNESLLLAAISTVVGVLIAKLLLGAVDLGALPTPFPIEVSLDLGWRPLLASVGAAVMAALVFGMWPAWRSVQARLSEASRGVVVSRSRSREFLVVAQVALTLVLLVASALFLRALDRAHAIELGFRVDGVYTADLDLEPTGYDNPRQQQVALDVAEAIRNTPGIEHVAYARAVPLSGSEMVLGTVGDENTPEDIRYAATDIVSEDYFRTLDIAVEGETFSRARHASGDPVVIVNRTMATALFGTQSALGRSIKYDGVESGQVRIVGIAADSRYARLSEVDKPFLYVPTWQRDAGQYTLFVHSLLPQNEIARIVRDAVTRVDGNLPKPTVHGLSDTVALALLPQRVASAVAGTLGALGLLLAGIGTYGLIAYFVASRTREIGVRLSMGATPARIERDVLRRGLRLGAIGLVVGLGFAIALALAVSGLVFGLVAGDVIAFAAAALVLAVAIFSASWFPARRAARVSPMTALRHE; this comes from the coding sequence ATGCAGACGTTCTGGAATGACTTGAAGTCCGGCCTGCGCCAACTGCTCAACCAGCCCTGGTCGAGCGCGTTCGCGATCGGTGCGCTGGCGTTGTCGATCGGCGCGATCACCGCGCTGTTCGCGGCGGCCAATGCCCTGTTGCTGCAGCCGGTGCACGGCATCGATGCGCCGGATCGGCTGATCGAGACCGGGCGTGGCCGCGACGGCAGCCTCGACACGATTTCGGCACCGCTGCTGCGCGAGTTCAACGCGCCGAGCACTGCCATCGAAGGCATGTATGCATGGACCTTGTTGCCGGTGAATCTGGTGGCCGGCAAGGAGCCGACGCGCGCCTTCGGATTCATGGTCAGCGAAAACTACTTCGACTTGCTCGGCGTGCGCGCCGAGCGCGGCCGATTGCTGTCGCCACAGGCCGACGCCAAGCGCGGTGCCAGCCCGCACGCGGTGATCAGTCATGCCGCCTGGCTGAAGTATTTCGACGGCGATGCCGATGTCGTCGGTCGCACCATCACCTTGAACGGCCAGTCGTTCACGGTGATCGGCGTCGCCGCCCGCGACTTTCGCAGCCATGTGTCGCTGTTGTCGCCGGATTTGTACGTGCCGCTGTCGATGCAGCGCCAGGTCCAGCCTTCGAACGGCGATTTGCTCGATGTCGTCGGCGCGAGCTGGCTGCTGAGCGGTGCGCGACTGAAATCCGGCGCGACCATCGAGCAGGCCCGCGCGGAACTGCGTGCGCGCTGGGATGCCTTCAACAAGGCGAATCCGGATCCGGGCGAAGCGCGGCCGGACCAGACCATGAATGCGTTGCCGCTGGGTGCATTGCCGAACGACATCGCGCGCGAGTTCACCCTGTTCAGCGGCGTGATGATGGCGCTGGTCGCATTGGTGCTGCTGATCGCCTGCGTCAACGTCGCCAGCATGATGCTCGCCCGCGGCGAAGCGCGCGCCGGCGAATTGTCGGTGCGCAGCGCGCTCGGTGCCGGTCGCTGGCGGCTGACGCGCATGTTGTTCAACGAGTCGCTGCTGCTGGCGGCGATCTCGACCGTCGTTGGCGTGCTGATCGCGAAACTGCTGCTCGGCGCCGTCGATCTCGGCGCCTTGCCCACGCCATTCCCGATCGAGGTCTCGCTTGACCTCGGCTGGCGGCCGCTGCTGGCTTCGGTGGGTGCGGCGGTGATGGCCGCCCTGGTGTTCGGCATGTGGCCGGCGTGGCGCAGCGTGCAGGCTCGCCTGAGCGAGGCTTCGCGTGGCGTCGTGGTATCGCGCAGTCGCAGTCGCGAGTTCCTGGTCGTCGCCCAGGTCGCGCTGACCCTGGTCTTGCTGGTCGCGTCGGCGCTGTTCCTGCGTGCGCTCGACCGCGCCCATGCGATCGAACTCGGGTTCCGCGTCGATGGCGTCTACACCGCCGACCTCGATCTCGAACCGACCGGCTACGACAATCCGCGCCAGCAGCAAGTCGCGCTCGACGTGGCCGAAGCGATCCGCAACACGCCCGGCATCGAACACGTCGCTTATGCGCGTGCCGTGCCGCTGTCGGGTTCGGAAATGGTGCTGGGGACGGTCGGTGACGAGAATACGCCGGAAGACATCCGTTACGCCGCGACCGACATCGTGTCCGAGGACTATTTCCGCACCCTCGACATCGCCGTCGAAGGCGAGACGTTCAGCCGTGCGCGTCATGCCAGCGGTGATCCGGTCGTGATCGTCAACCGCACCATGGCGACGGCCTTGTTCGGCACGCAATCGGCACTCGGTCGCAGCATCAAGTACGACGGCGTCGAATCCGGGCAGGTGCGCATCGTCGGCATCGCCGCCGACAGTCGTTACGCCCGCCTGTCCGAGGTCGACAAACCCTTCCTCTACGTGCCGACCTGGCAGCGTGATGCCGGCCAATACACGTTGTTCGTGCACAGCCTCCTGCCGCAGAACGAGATCGCGCGCATCGTCCGTGATGCGGTCACGCGCGTCGACGGCAACCTGCCGAAGCCGACCGTGCACGGGTTGTCCGACACGGTCGCGCTGGCCTTGTTGCCGCAGCGCGTGGCCAGCGCGGTCGCGGGCACGCTGGGGGCGCTCGGTTTGCTGCTGGCCGGGATCGGCACCTACGGGCTGATCGCCTATTTCGTGGCCAGCCGCACCCGCGAAATCGGCGTGCGCCTGTCGATGGGCGCGACGCCGGCGCGGATCGAACGCGACGTATTACGGCGCGGGCTGCGTCTGGGCGCGATCGGTCTCGTCGTCGGCCTCGGATTCGCCATCGCGCTGGCGCTGGCTGTGTCCGGCCTGGTGTTCGGCCTGGTTGCCGGCGACGTGATCGCCTTCGCGGCCGCGGCGCTCGTGCTGGCCGTGGCGATCTTCAGTGCCAGCTGGTTTCCCGCGCGCCGCGCTGCGCGCGTTTCGCCGATGACGGCGCTCCGCCACGAATGA
- a CDS encoding ABC transporter ATP-binding protein, with protein sequence MIELRNLERSYPIASGRSWVLRNIKLDIAEGDFISITGPSGSGKTSLLNVLGMMDHDWSGEFAFDGHKVQGMSAKQRQAFARDKVGFIFQHYHLIDDLTVAENLDLPLQYRDVPTRERTARVADALDRFQIVGKKDLYPNQLSGGQQQLVAVARAVIARPRLLLADEPTGALHSSQGQMIMDLLRQLNGEGTTIVQVTHNEAYAKMAKRVVSLFDGWLTEV encoded by the coding sequence ATGATCGAACTTCGCAATCTCGAACGTTCCTACCCGATCGCCAGCGGCCGCAGCTGGGTGTTGCGCAACATCAAGCTGGACATCGCCGAAGGCGATTTCATCTCGATCACCGGGCCGTCCGGCTCCGGCAAGACCAGCCTGCTGAATGTGCTCGGCATGATGGACCACGACTGGAGCGGCGAATTCGCCTTCGACGGCCACAAGGTGCAGGGCATGAGCGCGAAACAGCGCCAGGCCTTCGCGCGCGACAAGGTCGGATTCATCTTCCAGCACTATCACCTCATCGACGATCTGACCGTGGCCGAGAATCTGGACCTGCCGCTGCAATATCGCGACGTGCCGACGCGGGAACGCACGGCGCGGGTTGCCGATGCGCTGGATCGGTTCCAGATCGTCGGCAAGAAGGACCTGTATCCGAACCAGCTTTCGGGCGGACAGCAGCAGCTGGTCGCGGTCGCGCGCGCGGTGATCGCACGGCCGCGCCTGTTGCTCGCCGACGAACCCACCGGCGCCCTGCATTCCAGCCAGGGCCAGATGATCATGGATCTGTTGCGGCAGTTGAACGGCGAGGGCACCACCATCGTCCAGGTCACCCACAACGAGGCCTACGCGAAAATGGCCAAGCGTGTGGTGTCCCTGTTCGACGGCTGGCTGACCGAAGTCTGA
- a CDS encoding sigma-54-dependent Fis family transcriptional regulator produces MSQLPILIADDQRDVLEALRMMLKAEDMACVVVSDPEAAIAAVKRQHFACALLDLNYSRDTTSGREGIELIQQLRAIEAQLPIVVMTAWGTIDLAVQAMRHGAGDFVEKPWDNHRLLSILRNQIALGAAQRRVEKLDAENGYLRGDEAEGFIAQSRAMQPVLEMIRRVGPSDANILITGDNGTGKGVIAKHLHEASRRSDRPFIKVNMGGVPEHLFEAEMFGHVKGAFTDAKSDRVGRFEVADGGTLFLDEIGNIPPSQQPKLLRVLEDRELERVGSSRTLKVDVRVISATNADLAALVNAGSFRKDLLFRLNTLEIRLPPLRERREDIAALTAHYLARFGERYGRQDLRVAPSALRQLEAYHWPGNVRELGHLVERAVLMTSGDVIEDFALDPSLPPVAKSNGGAAPAPSADAQTIEQAEEAMIRNALDRTGGNVLKAAGLLGLSRGALYRRLEKYGLRGD; encoded by the coding sequence ATGTCCCAACTCCCGATCCTGATCGCCGACGACCAGCGCGATGTGCTCGAAGCACTGCGCATGATGCTCAAGGCCGAAGACATGGCCTGCGTCGTCGTCTCCGATCCCGAGGCGGCAATCGCGGCGGTGAAGCGCCAGCATTTCGCCTGTGCGCTGCTCGATCTGAACTACAGCCGCGATACCACGTCGGGACGCGAGGGCATCGAGTTGATCCAGCAGTTGCGCGCGATCGAGGCACAATTGCCGATCGTGGTGATGACCGCGTGGGGCACGATCGATCTCGCGGTGCAGGCGATGCGCCATGGCGCTGGCGACTTCGTCGAGAAGCCCTGGGACAACCATCGCCTGCTCAGCATCCTGCGCAACCAGATCGCGCTCGGTGCAGCGCAGCGCAGGGTCGAGAAGCTCGATGCCGAGAACGGTTACCTGCGGGGTGACGAGGCCGAGGGTTTCATCGCGCAGTCGCGGGCGATGCAGCCGGTGCTGGAGATGATTCGTCGGGTCGGTCCGTCGGACGCGAACATCCTGATCACCGGCGACAACGGCACCGGCAAGGGCGTGATCGCCAAGCATCTGCACGAAGCCTCGCGGCGCAGCGACCGACCCTTCATCAAGGTCAACATGGGCGGTGTACCCGAGCACCTGTTCGAGGCCGAGATGTTCGGTCACGTCAAGGGGGCATTTACCGATGCCAAGAGCGATCGTGTCGGCCGCTTCGAGGTCGCCGATGGCGGCACCTTGTTTCTCGACGAGATCGGCAACATCCCGCCATCGCAGCAGCCGAAACTGCTCCGCGTGCTGGAAGATCGCGAGCTCGAGCGGGTCGGTTCGTCGCGCACGCTGAAAGTCGACGTGCGCGTGATCTCGGCGACCAATGCCGATCTCGCGGCGCTGGTGAACGCCGGCAGTTTTCGCAAGGACCTGCTGTTCCGGCTGAACACGCTGGAAATCCGTCTGCCGCCGCTGCGCGAACGGCGCGAGGACATCGCCGCCCTGACCGCGCATTATCTGGCGCGGTTCGGCGAACGCTACGGACGTCAGGACCTGCGTGTGGCACCGTCGGCCCTGCGCCAGCTGGAGGCCTACCACTGGCCCGGCAACGTGCGCGAGCTCGGGCACCTGGTCGAGCGCGCGGTGCTGATGACGTCCGGCGACGTGATCGAGGATTTCGCGCTCGACCCGAGCCTGCCGCCCGTTGCCAAGTCGAATGGCGGCGCAGCGCCCGCACCGTCGGCCGATGCCCAAACGATCGAGCAAGCCGAAGAGGCGATGATCCGGAATGCGCTCGATCGCACCGGCGGCAATGTGCTCAAGGCTGCCGGCCTGCTTGGGCTGAGCCGTGGCGCCCTGTATCGGCGCCTCGAAAAATACGGGCTGCGTGGCGACTGA
- a CDS encoding transposase, protein MARPTESRTFDADCRRATCGPTASENSQYSFRYSPAIGSRCKHDDSRMNVNPDRRGHAALRRGRMSMSHCCYLVTTVTLHRTPWLADPRVADAVASLHRDSTLFGDAEIRAWVLMPDHWHGIVRLGQTVSLQRFMNRFKSRTARAGNAALGRVGAFWAQAFHDRAIRNERELALATEYVARNPVRAGLCDQPSEYRWLWVHDV, encoded by the coding sequence GTGGCCCGACCTACAGAGAGCCGGACCTTCGATGCTGATTGTAGGAGGGCCACTTGTGGCCCGACCGCTTCAGAAAATTCCCAGTACAGCTTCCGCTATTCGCCGGCGATTGGAAGCCGCTGCAAGCACGACGATTCGCGCATGAACGTCAACCCCGATCGCCGCGGTCATGCCGCATTGCGCCGTGGCCGCATGTCGATGAGCCATTGCTGTTATCTGGTCACCACGGTGACATTGCATCGAACCCCATGGTTGGCCGATCCGCGCGTGGCGGATGCAGTTGCTTCATTGCATCGCGACAGCACCTTGTTTGGCGATGCCGAGATTCGCGCGTGGGTACTGATGCCGGATCACTGGCACGGCATCGTCAGACTTGGCCAAACCGTCTCGTTGCAGCGATTCATGAATCGGTTCAAGTCACGTACGGCTAGGGCTGGAAATGCCGCGCTCGGTCGCGTCGGTGCGTTCTGGGCGCAAGCGTTCCATGATCGCGCCATCAGAAACGAACGGGAGCTTGCGCTGGCGACGGAATACGTGGCACGGAATCCGGTGCGTGCGGGGTTGTGCGATCAGCCCTCGGAATACCGGTGGCTTTGGGTGCACGATGTGTAG